A region of Arabidopsis thaliana chromosome 5, partial sequence DNA encodes the following proteins:
- a CDS encoding Pectin lyase-like superfamily protein (Pectin lyase-like superfamily protein; FUNCTIONS IN: pectinesterase activity; INVOLVED IN: cell wall modification; LOCATED IN: endomembrane system, cell wall, plant-type cell wall; EXPRESSED IN: flower; CONTAINS InterPro DOMAIN/s: Pectin lyase fold/virulence factor (InterPro:IPR011050), Pectinesterase, catalytic (InterPro:IPR000070), Pectin lyase fold (InterPro:IPR012334); BEST Arabidopsis thaliana protein match is: Pectin lyase-like superfamily protein (TAIR:AT1G69940.1); Has 1807 Blast hits to 1807 proteins in 277 species: Archae - 0; Bacteria - 0; Metazoa - 736; Fungi - 347; Plants - 385; Viruses - 0; Other Eukaryotes - 339 (source: NCBI BLink).), with protein sequence MGYNYVSLIVTILLVVITSPVVFGNDAAPIPENKGRIEQWFNTNVPSLASRKSTSDPALLTAEAKPRIIKVKQNGRGHFKTITEAINSVRAGNTRRVIIKIGPGVYKEKVTIDRSKPFITLYGHPNAMPVLTFDGTAAQYGTVDSATLIVLSDYFMAVNIILKNSAPMPDGKRKGAQALSMRISGNKAAFYNCKFYGYQDTICDDTGNHFFKDCYIEGTFDFIFGSGRSLYLGTQLNVVGDGIRVITAHAGKSAAEKSGYSFVHCKVTGTGTGIYLGRSWMSHPKVVYAYTDMSSVVNPSGWQENREAGRDKTVFYGEYKCTGTGSHKEKRVKYTQDIDDIEAKYFISLGYIQGSSWLLPPPSF encoded by the exons ATGGGATACAATTATGTGTCCCTCATAGTAACAATCCTGCTCGTGGTGATTACATCGCCCGTGGTTTTCGGTAACGATGCAGCACCAATTCCGGAGAACAAAGGCCGAATCGAGCAGTGGTTCAACACCAACGTCCCTTCGTTGGCTAGTAGAAAAAGCACATCAGATCCAGCTCTATTGACCGCTGAGGCTAAGCCACGCATCATCAAG GTGAAACAAAATGGAAGAGGCCATTTCAAGACAATAACCGAAGCGATAAATAGTGTACGGGCAGGGAACACTAGGCGTGTGATCATCAAGATAGGTCCTGGTGTATACAAAGAGAAGGTCACGATAGATAGAAGCAAGCCATTCATCACACTGTACGGTCATCCAAATGCAATGCCGGTATTGACATTCGACGGTACCGCAGCACAATATGGGACAGTCGATAGCGCAACTCTCATTGTCTTGTCCGACTATTTCATGGCTGTTAACATCATCCTTAAG aattCTGCGCCTATGCCGGATGGTAAGAGGAAGGGAGCACAAGCTTTATCTATGAGAATCTCTGGCAACAAAGCAGCTTTCTACAACTGTAAATTTTACGGTTATCAAGACACGATTTGCGATGACACCGGAAACCATTTCTTCAAAGACTGCTACATCGAAGGcacatttgatttcatctttgGAAGCGGACGCTCTCTGTACCTC GGTACACAACTAAACGTTGTGGGAGATGGAATCAGAGTGATCACAGCTCATGCGGGAAAAAGCGCTGCAGAGAAAAGCGGATACTCGTTCGTCCACTGCAAGGTTACAGGGACTGGAACCGGGATCTACTTGGGTCGATCATGGATGAGCCACCCCAAGGTTGTTTATGCATACACGGATATGTCAAGTGTTGTGAACCCATCTGGATGGCAAGAAAACCGCGAGGCCGGACGTGACAA GACGGTGTTCTATGGAGAATATAAGTGCACAGGAACAGGATCGCACAAGGAGAAGAGAGTAAAGTATACACAAGACATTGATGACATAGAAGCTAAGTACTTCATCTCGCTTGGCTACATCCAAGGATCTAGCTGGCTCCTGCCTCCTCCTTCTTTCTAA